The sequence below is a genomic window from Mycobacterium heidelbergense.
GGTGCCCCCGGTGAATGTGAACGGGGCCTTATAGCGGCTCGACACTCCCGAACCGCCATTGCGCCCGATGGTGATACCGGCGCCCGCCAGCCCGAACGTTCCGGGATGGGTGGTCACCTCCGCCAGCGTGCCGACCACCGCGTCGTCGACGAACAGCGTGAGGTCACCGAGGGGGGTGTGGCTGTTTTCCACCGTGCCCGTCCGCGCATAGCGAACACCGAACACATGTCGGCCCAGCGGCACCGGGCCGGACGACGAGATCAGCTGCTGGCGCTCGCCGAGGAAGTTGTAGACGTAGTGCAAGCGTCCGTCCTGGATGAACAGTACGTGCCCGCCGTGAGCGCCACCCTGTTTGAACAGCACACCCTCGGCGCCGGTGGTATCCACGGTCACGTCGGCCAGCACGGTGAACGAGCGACCGCGGATCTCGGCGGCGGCGCCGATGCCGACGTCCGCGCAGTCGGGATAGTAAATGTAGCTTGGCCTTTCGCCGACCAGGTACGGCCGCGACCGCGTCAATGTCTCGATGAGGTTCAAGTCCGACAGCGGCAGACCGTTGTACTTGGCGGCCTCGGAAAACCACAGCGCCTTAAGCTCTTCCAGCTTTTCGGGTTGCTCGGCGGCCAAATCATGGCACTGGCTGCGGTCGGCTTCGATGTGGAAGAGCTCCCAGCGATCGGCCTCGAAGTGCGACCAACCCGCCGGCGTGGCCGCATGAATGGTGTTGGCGAACCAGCCCCGGTGCCAGATCCCGCGGGTACCCAGCATGGTGTAGAACTGGGTTTCCTTTCCGGTGTCGGCGCCCGGATCGGCAAGGGCCGCCTTGAAACTCACGCCATCCAGTGGCTTTTGCGCAATACCCTTGACGGTCCGCGGCGGCGTCAGGCCCAGCAGGTCGTAAACGGTCGGAGTGATATCGCAGACGTTGACGTAGTTGTCACGAACCTCGCCGTGCGCCGCAATGCCATTGGGCCACGAAATGATTGCCGTGTCGGCGATCCCGCCCTCGTGCGAGGCATAGCGCTTGTACAGCTTGTAGGGGGTGTTGAAGGCCATCGCCCATCCGATCGGGTAATGGTTGTAGGTCTCCGGACCGCCCAGGTGGTCGAATAGCTTCATGCTCTCTTCGACGGTGTCGATGTAACCGTTGAAGAACTTGCCCTCGTTCACCGATCCGTTGGGCCCGCCCTCGCCGCTGGCGCCGTTGTCGGAGATCACCACGATGATCGTGTCGTCGAGCTGGCCGGACTCCTCGAGATAATCCAGGATTCGGCCGATCTGGGCGTCGGTGTAGCTCAGGAAGCCGGCGAACACCTCGGCCATCCGGGAGAACAGCCTCTTCTCTTCGTCGTTGAGCGAGTCCCAGGGCCGCACGGTGTCCTGCAGGGGCCACGACTCGCCCCGCGGTCCTTTCACGTCCAAATACGGGTTCACCGGCGACAATTCGGTGTCCGGCGGCACGATCCCCAGCGACTTCTGCTTCTCCAGCACGATCTCGCGGTAGCGCTCGTAGCCCATGTCGAACCGGCCCGCGTACTTGTCCGCCCACTCCTTGAAGACGTGGTGCGGGGCATGCCCGGCGCCGGGGCACACGTAGCTGAACCACGGCTTGTCCGGCGCGATGACCTTGGCATCGCGAATGAATTCGATGGTCTTGTCGGCGAGGTCCTTCGACAGGTGATAACCGTCTTCCGGTGTGCCCGGGGGGTTTACGGGGTGGTTGTCGTATACCAGGTCGGGATACCACTGGTCGGTCTCGCCGCCCAGGAAACCGTAGAACCGCTCGAAGCCGCGCGAGGTCGGCCAGTGCCGCTTCGTCGACGCCATGTTCGACTCTTCGAGTGGCGTCAGGTGCCACTTGCCGACGCAGTAAGTGTTGTAACCGTGTTCGGCGAGCGCCTCGGAAATCAGCGCCGTGTCGGCCGGGATCCGCCCGTTGCAGTTCGGGAAACCGTCGGTGAACTCTTCGATGGTGGCCATGCCGACCGTGGTCGCGTTGCGCCCGGTCAGCAGGGACGCCCGGGTCGGCGAGCATAGCGCGGTGGTGTGAAATTGCGACAGTCGCACACCGCGTTCGGCTATCCGCGTCATGGCGGGCATCTCGACCAGGCCGCCGAAGCAATCCCAGGTGGCGATGCCGGTGTCGTCCCAGACCAGGTAGAGGATGTTCGGCGAGTTCTCCGGCGCGGTCGGTGCCGCGTACGGTCCCCAGTCCGGCTCCGAATCGCGGATATCCAGCTCGATCTTGCCCTGAAATTCCGTCGATTCTGCCGCCATCGCCAGCCTTCGTCTCGTCGTGGACGTCCAGCCGAACGTCGCGTGCAGATTACACCCGCGACCAAGGCCAAATAGCAAAATCGCCCGAAACCTCCTGGTTCCGGGCGATTTTTACCGCTCGAGGCTGCTGGCAGGCCACCTGGCCTTTGCTTGGCCTTTACTTGGCCTTTTCGAGGATCTCGACGAGCCGCCAGCGCTTGGTGGCCGACAGCGGGCGCGTTTCCATCAGCGAGACGCGATCGCCGATGCCCGCGGTGCTGTTCTCGTCGTGCGCCTTCACCTTCTTGGTGGTACGGATGATCTTGCCGTACAACGGGTGGCGCATGCGGTCTTCCAGCTCGACCACGATGGTCTTCTGCATCTTGTCACTCACGACATAACCGATGCGCACCTTGCGCCGGCCGCGCGTCGTGGGTGTGCGCGGAGTGTTCTTGGGGCCCTTGTCTTTCGACGCGGCATCCTTCGCGGCGGCCGCCTTGGGGGCGGCTTTCGCGGCCGTTTTCGGAGCTGCCTTCTTGGCTTCTGCCATCACGATTCCTTGTTTCCGTCGGTACCGTCGGGTCCGCTAGCCAGGCCCAGTTCTCGTTCCCGCAGCACGGTGTAGACGCGCGCGATTTCCTGACGCACGGTGCGGAGCCGGCGGTTGTTGTTCAGCTGCCCGGTCGCCATCTGGAAGCGCAGGTTGAACAGCTCCTCCTTGGATTCGCGCAGGCGCTCGGTCAGCTCCTCCTCGGTGAGCTCGCGCAGTTCTCCAGGCGAAATTCCCAGTGCCATCAGAACTGATCCTCTCGCGTCACGATGCGTGCCTTGATCGGCAACTTGTGGATCGCGCGGGTGAGCGCCGCGCGGGCCACCGATTCGTTGGGGTAGCTGAGCTCGAACAGCACCCGGCCCGGCTTGACGTTGACCACCCACCACTCCGGGGAGCCCTTGCCGGAACCCATCCGCGTTTCGGCGGGCTTCTTGGTCAGCGGGCGGTCGGGGAAGACATTGATCCACACCTTGCCGCCACGCTTGATGTGCCGGTTGATGGCGATACGGGCCGACTCGATCTGCCGGTTGGTGACGTAGGCGTGCTCCAGGGCCTGGATGCCGTAGTCACCGAAGTTCACCGCCGTGCCGCCGCTGGCGATTCCGCGCTGGCGGGGGTGGTGCTGCTTGCGGTGTTTAACCTTGCGGGGAATCAACATGATTCAGCTCTCCGTGCTCTGCGCTTCAACGGGCGCCGCGGCTTCCGGCGCGGCGGCCTGCTCCTCGCCACCGGCGGCCCGGCCGGCCTCCGTGCTGGTCGCGGTGGTGCCCGACGCGCCGCTGCGGCGCGGACGGGTGCCCGACGGCCGCTCGCGGCGCGGACGGTCGGCGCCCGCCGGCGCGGCGGCGGCCAATTCGCGCTTGCCGCCGACGATGTCGCCCTTGTAGATCCACACCTTCACGCCGATCCGGCCGAAGGTGGTCTTGGCCTCGTAGAGGCCGTAGTCGATGTCGGCGCGCAGCGTGTGCAGCGGCACCCGGCCCTCGCGGTAGAACTCCGAGCGGCTCATCTCGGCGCCGCCGAGGCGGCCCGAGCACTGCACGCGGATGCCCTTGACGTTGGGCTGACGCATCGCCGACTGGATGGCCTTGCGCATCGCGCGGCGGAACGCCACCCGGTTGCTCAGCTGCTCGGCGACGCCCTGGGCCACCAATTGTGCTTGCGACTCGGGGTTTTTGACCTCGAGGATGTTGAGCTGGACCTGCTTGCCGGTCAGCTTTTCCAGGTCGGCGCGGATCCGGTCGGCCTCGGTGCCACGGCGGCCGATGACGATGCCGGGACGGGCGGTGTGGATATCAACCCGAACCCTGTCCCGGGTCCTTTCGATCTCCACGTCGGCGATCCCGGCGCGCTCAAGGCCGCTGGACAGCAGCCGACGGATCGCGACGTCTTCCTTGACGTAGTCGGCGTACTGCTTGTCCGCGTACCAGCGCGACTTCCAGTCGGTCGTGATGCCCAGCCGGAAGCCGTGCGGATTGATCTTCTGGCCCACTAGTCTGAGCCTCCCTTCGCTTCCGAAGCCTCAGAAGTAGTTGCCTTCTTGGCCGGCGCCTTCTTCGCGGCCGCCGTCTTGGCGGGCGCCTTTTTGGCCGGCGCCTTTTTGGCGGGGGCTTTGGCCGCGGCCTTGCTGGCCTCGGCGCGACGGGCCCGCGCCGACTTCGCCGACCGCTCGTCCTTGGCCGGCCGGCTTTCCACCACGACCGTGATGTGGCTGGTGCGCCTGCGGATCCGGAACGCGCGGCCCTGGGCGCGCGGGCGGATGCGCTTGGCGGTCGGCCCCTCGTCGGCATAGACCGTGGCGACCACCAGGGTCGCCGGGTCCAGGCCGTCGTTGTTCTGGGCGTTGGCCGCGGCGCTGGCGATCACCTTGGCCACCGGCTCGCTGGCGGCCTGCGGCGCCCAGCGCAGGATGTCGAGCGCGTCGGCGACCGAGCGGCCGCGCACCAGGTCGATCACCCGGCGCGCCTTTCTCGGCGACACCCGTACGAACCGCGCCTTGGCGACCGCCGACGGATATTCGGTCGTGGTGGTCATCGCCGCTTGGCCTTCCGGTCGTCCTTGATGTGTCCCTTGAAGGTGCGCGTCGGCGCGAACTCACCGAGCTTGTGACCCACCATCGACTCGGTGACGAACACCGGGACATGCTTGCGCCCGTCGTGCACGGCAAAGGTGTGGCCGATGAAGTCCGGAATGATCGTGGACCTGCGCGACCAGGTCTTGATGACCTGCTTGGTGTTCTTCTCGTTCTGGACGTCGACCTTCTTGAGCAGGTGGTCGTCGACGAACGGGCCCTTCTTCAGGCTGCGTGGCATGGTGGGCTACTCCTCTTACCGCGAGTGCTTCTTGCCGGTGCGCCGGCGCCGGACGATGAGCTTGTTACTGGCCTTGTTGGGATGACGGGTGCGGCCCTCGGGCTTACCCCACGGGCTGACCGGGTGGCGGCCACCCGAGGTCTTACCCTCACCACCGCCGTGCGGGTGATCGACCGGGTTCATGACCACGCCGCGGACCGACGGGCGCTTGCCCTTCCACCGCATCCGACCGGCCTTGCCCCAGTTGATGTTTGCCTGCTCGGCGTTGCCCACCTCGCCGACGGTCGCGCGGCAGCGCACATCGACGCGGCGGATCTCCCCACTGGGCATCCGCAGCGACGCGTAGCTGCCCTCCTTGCCGAGCAGCTGGATGCTCGAGCCGGCCGATCGCGCGAGCTTGGCGCCGCCACCCGGCCGCAGCTCCACGGCGTGCACCAGGGTACCGGCCGGGATGTTGCGCAGCGGCAGGTTGTTGCCCGGCTTGATGTCGGCGTTGGCGCCCGACTCCACCACGTCACCCTGCGAGAGACCAAGCGGGGCAACGATGTAGCGCTTTTCGCCGTCCAGGTAGTGCAGCAGCGCGATGTTGGCGGTGCGGTTCGGGTCGTACTCGATGTGCGCGACCTTGGCGTTGACGCCGTCCTTGTCGTTGCGGCGGAAGTCGATCACCCGGTAGGCGCGCTTGTGCCCACCACCCTTGTGCCGGGTGGTGATCCTGCCGTGCGCGTTGCGCCCACCATGACCGTGCAGCGGGCGCACCAACGACTTCTCCGGTTCCGACCGGGTGATCTCGGCGAAATCGGACACGCTGGCGCCGCGGCGACCCGGGGTCGTCGGCTTGTACTTACGAATTGCCATGTCTAATCAGGTCTTTCTAGCTCGGTGCCCCGAAGAGGTCGATCGGCTTGCTTCCCGGCGCCAGGGTGACGATCGCGCGCTTGGTGCTCTTGCGCTTGCCGAATCCCGTCCGGGTGCGCTTGCGCTTGCCCTGCCGGTTCGCGGTGTTCACCGACGCGACCTTGACGGAGAAGATCTTCTCGACAGCGATCTTGATCTGCGTCTTGTTCGAGTCGGGGTGCACCACGAACGTGTAGACGTTGTCGTCGAGCAGCGCGTAGGACTTCTCGGAGATGACCGGCGCCAGGATGATGTCGCGGGGGTCAGCGATGGTCGCCATCAGGCCGAAACCTCCTCGGCGGTCGTCGTATTGGCCGCTATGTAGGCGCCCAGCGCCTCGACGCTGAACACCACGTCATCGGAGCGCAGCACGTCGTAGGTGTTGAGCTGGTCGGGCGCCAGGACGTGCACGCCGGGCAGGTTGCGCACGCTGTTCGCACCGGTCTCATCGGTGCGGCCGATGACCACCAGCACCTGCTTGCGATCGGTCAGCGTGCCCAGAAACGCCCTGGCGCTCTTGGTCGAAGGGGTCTGACCCGCGACCAACTCGGTAACCGCGTGGATGCGCCCGTTGCGCGCGCGGTCGGACAGCGCCCCACGCAGTGCCGCGGCGATCATCTTCTTCGGCGTGCGCTGGCTGTAGTCGCGCGGCTTGGGGCCGTGCACGACGCCACCGCCGGTGAACTGCGGGGCCCGCGTCGAACCCTGACGGGCGCGTCCGGTTCCCTTCTGCCGGTAGGGCTTGCGTCCGCCGCCGCTGACCTCGCCGCGCGTCTTGGTCGAGTGCGTACCCTGGCGGGCCGCCGCGCGCTGCGCGGTGACCACCTGATGCATCAGCGCGACATTGGCCTCGGCGTCGAACAACTCGGCCGGCAGCTCGATGGAACCGTCGACCTTGCCGTCCGGCGTCTTGACGTCAATCTTGAGGGCGTTCTTGGCTGCCATTACTTCTCACCTCGTTTGACCGCGTTGCGGACCATCACGAGTCCACCGGTGCGCCCGGGGACCGCGCCCTTGATCAGCAGCACGCCGTTCTCGGCATCGACCTTGTGCACCAACAGGTTCTGGACGGTCACCCGGTCGTTGCCCATCCGGCCGGCCATCCGGGTGCCCTTGAAGACCCGCGCCGGAGTGGCGCAGCCGCCGATCGAACCCGGGCGGCGGTGCACCGCCTGCGCGCCGTGGCTGGCGCCCTGCCCGCGAAAGCCGTGCCGCTTCATGGTGCCGGCGAAGCCCTTCCCCTTGGAGGTGCCGGTCACGTCGACATAGCTGCCGTCGGCGAAGATCTCGGCCGTCAGCTCCTGACCGACCTCGTATTCGGCCGCGGCGTCCGGGGTCTCCAGCCGCAACTCGGCCAGGTACCGGCGGGGGTTCACGCCCGCGGCGGCGTACTGGCCGGTCACCGGCTTGTTGACCTTGCGGGGGCTGATCTCGCCGTAGGCCAGCTGCACCGCGCTGTAGCCGTCACGCTCCGGGGTGCGGATGCGCGTCACCACGTTCGGCCCCGCCTTGACCACCGTCACCGGCACAACCCTGTTGTTCTCGTCGAATACCTGCGTCATGCCCAGCTTGGTGCCCAGCAGGCCTTGTCTTGCCATGAGTTCTGGATCTCCTACTGGATGTTGACGTCGACGCTGGCCGGAAGGTCGATGCGCATCAGCGCGTCAACGGTCTTCGGCGTGGGGTCCAGGATGTCGATCAACCGCTTGTGCGTGCGCATCTCGAAGTGCTCCCGCGAGTCCTTGTACTTATGCGGGGAGCGGATGACGCAATACACGTTCTTCTCGGTCGGCAGCGGCACCGGACCCACGACGCTGGCACCCGTGCGGACGACGGTCTCGACGATCTTGCGCGCCGACGCGTCGATGGCCTCATGGTCGTAGGCCTTAAGCCTGATGCGGATCTTCTGTCCCGCCACGCTTTCTCCTACCCTCACTCCTCTTGAAGCCCGGTACCCGGGCTTGGTGCCGCCGGCGCGCTGATCGGCCGGGCCAACCTCGGGCCGGTCGAGCGTCGCGCCGGATACTGCGCCGCTGTTTACCTGTCGTGGTCCACCGGCCCCCGCGGTCGGGCGTGTCACCCTGACGCAGCCTCGGTCGCGGCCGAAATTAGTCGCTCGCCAAGGATGGGACCGGACGCGCCCGTTTGGGCGCTGGTCGTATGCCCGACCAGGCGCAAACCCGGCGCAAGGCAACCTGAACAGTATGCCCTAGATCATGGCCTGAACAAAATTAAGGCCAAATCTCGGGCAAACATCGCCGGCGCGGTTTCGTCGGCCGGCTAATGCCGTGGTCAGGGGACTCCCGAGGCGTCGATCACGAACGCCGGGCCGGATGCCCGGCGGCGCTGAACGTGCAGGAAACCGTCGACCGCCGCGCGCGCACATTCGCGGTAGTCGATGGGGCGATCCCCTGGTCTGGGGCGGTCTCGTCGCCGGAGCGGTCCTCGCCGCGGTGTTCGGGGTATGGGCTACTCGCCCCTGATGACGGCGATGGCGTTCGGCCCTTTCATGGCCCCGGGACGCGACGGGCGGCAGCTGAGGCTGGTGCGGCGGATCGTCTCGAGCCGCTAGGCGAAAGTTCACCTGAAAACGCCTCGGCGGACCCGAGTGGGCGATAACATCCGCTTGAGCGGGGTCCGTCTTGGGGGAGACGGGCGACGTCGAGGCTAGCCGGGGGAGCGGAATGTCATATGTGATCGCAGCGCCGGAGTACGTGGCAGCCGCTGCAACAGATTTGGCGAATATCGGATCCACGATCAGCGCTGCCAATTCCGCCGCGTCGGGACCACTGTCAAGCGTGCTGCCCGCGGGCGCCGACGAGGTGTCGGCCGGCATCGCGACCCTGTTCGACGCGCACGCCCAGGCCTACCAGGCGCTCAGCGCCGCGGCGCAGGCGTTCCACGCCCAGTTTGTCCAGCTGATGAGCGCCGGCGGGGAGCAATATGCCCTCGCCGAGGCCGCCAACGCCTCGCCGCTGCAGACCGTCGGCCAGAGCGTGCTGGGCGGGAGTAATTCCCCCGGCCAGGCGATCGCGACGGCGCAACCGGTGGTGGGCGGCGCGGCATCGGCGGGTTCGGCGGTGGCGGGGGTGCCTGCGGCGACGGGCCTGGCCGGTGGTGCGACGCCGGCGGCGCCGGTCGCGGCGACGGTTGCGCCCGCGGCGACGGCACCCGTTGCCCTGGCACCGGCCGGTGCGCCGATCGCCGCGGCGCCGGCCGTGGCGCCGGCGGCCTCGGCGGCGTTGGCACCGGCCGGCACGCCGGCCGCCGCGGTGCCGGCGGCCGCGGTGCCCGCGGCGGACGTTTCTTCCGCGGCGGCCGTACCCGCATCGGCCGACGCGCCGGTGGCGACAGTTGAGGCGGAAACACCGGAACTCTCCGCAGCCTCGGCGACGCCGGCCATGCCCGTCACCACACCGCTGGCGGCGGCGCCGGCGACATCGGCGGCCTATTCCCCGGCCACGCCGCCCTACTCCCCCGCGACGGCGCCGCCCCCCAGGGAGCAACCCGCGACGGCGGTGGGGATGGACGAAATGGCGTCCTACTCAGGCTGATTCGCCGACGAACGCCGAGGCCCGGTGCCCGATCATCACGATGGTCGCGTGCGGCCCGCGGCTGGTGATCGCGGGCAGGACGGAACCGTCGATCACCCAGAGGTTTTCGATGCCATGGACCCGGCAGCGCGGGTCGACGACGGCGCGCGGGTCGTTGTCGTGGCCCATCGGGGCGGTGCCACACAGGTGCTGCGATGTCGACCACGCCGGCGGCCCGACATACGCTGCGGCACCGGCCAATTCGCAGGCCAATTCGGCGCCCTGACGCAGCGCCGCGACGTCGTCGGGCTCGCTGTCGTAACGGTGCTCGATTCGGGGCGGCACGTCCGGATCCGACGAGACCAGCGTGATGCGCCCGCGCGCCCGCGGCTGCATCAGCGCCACCCCAATGTGCGGCCAGTCGGGATGTCCCGCCGTGCCGTCACCGGTCATCGCGACGAATCCGCCCGTATACGGCCGTATCTCAAGGTTGTCGGCGGTGCTGAG
It includes:
- a CDS encoding arylsulfatase; its protein translation is MAAESTEFQGKIELDIRDSEPDWGPYAAPTAPENSPNILYLVWDDTGIATWDCFGGLVEMPAMTRIAERGVRLSQFHTTALCSPTRASLLTGRNATTVGMATIEEFTDGFPNCNGRIPADTALISEALAEHGYNTYCVGKWHLTPLEESNMASTKRHWPTSRGFERFYGFLGGETDQWYPDLVYDNHPVNPPGTPEDGYHLSKDLADKTIEFIRDAKVIAPDKPWFSYVCPGAGHAPHHVFKEWADKYAGRFDMGYERYREIVLEKQKSLGIVPPDTELSPVNPYLDVKGPRGESWPLQDTVRPWDSLNDEEKRLFSRMAEVFAGFLSYTDAQIGRILDYLEESGQLDDTIIVVISDNGASGEGGPNGSVNEGKFFNGYIDTVEESMKLFDHLGGPETYNHYPIGWAMAFNTPYKLYKRYASHEGGIADTAIISWPNGIAAHGEVRDNYVNVCDITPTVYDLLGLTPPRTVKGIAQKPLDGVSFKAALADPGADTGKETQFYTMLGTRGIWHRGWFANTIHAATPAGWSHFEADRWELFHIEADRSQCHDLAAEQPEKLEELKALWFSEAAKYNGLPLSDLNLIETLTRSRPYLVGERPSYIYYPDCADVGIGAAAEIRGRSFTVLADVTVDTTGAEGVLFKQGGAHGGHVLFIQDGRLHYVYNFLGERQQLISSSGPVPLGRHVFGVRYARTGTVENSHTPLGDLTLFVDDAVVGTLAEVTTHPGTFGLAGAGITIGRNGGSGVSSRYKAPFTFTGGTIAQVTIDLSGRPYEDVERELALAFSRD
- the rpsQ gene encoding 30S ribosomal protein S17, whose protein sequence is MMAEAKKAAPKTAAKAAPKAAAAKDAASKDKGPKNTPRTPTTRGRRKVRIGYVVSDKMQKTIVVELEDRMRHPLYGKIIRTTKKVKAHDENSTAGIGDRVSLMETRPLSATKRWRLVEILEKAK
- the rpmC gene encoding 50S ribosomal protein L29, with the protein product MALGISPGELRELTEEELTERLRESKEELFNLRFQMATGQLNNNRRLRTVRQEIARVYTVLRERELGLASGPDGTDGNKES
- the rplP gene encoding 50S ribosomal protein L16, yielding MLIPRKVKHRKQHHPRQRGIASGGTAVNFGDYGIQALEHAYVTNRQIESARIAINRHIKRGGKVWINVFPDRPLTKKPAETRMGSGKGSPEWWVVNVKPGRVLFELSYPNESVARAALTRAIHKLPIKARIVTREDQF
- the rpsC gene encoding 30S ribosomal protein S3 encodes the protein MGQKINPHGFRLGITTDWKSRWYADKQYADYVKEDVAIRRLLSSGLERAGIADVEIERTRDRVRVDIHTARPGIVIGRRGTEADRIRADLEKLTGKQVQLNILEVKNPESQAQLVAQGVAEQLSNRVAFRRAMRKAIQSAMRQPNVKGIRVQCSGRLGGAEMSRSEFYREGRVPLHTLRADIDYGLYEAKTTFGRIGVKVWIYKGDIVGGKRELAAAAPAGADRPRRERPSGTRPRRSGASGTTATSTEAGRAAGGEEQAAAPEAAAPVEAQSTES
- the rplV gene encoding 50S ribosomal protein L22 — encoded protein: MTTTTEYPSAVAKARFVRVSPRKARRVIDLVRGRSVADALDILRWAPQAASEPVAKVIASAAANAQNNDGLDPATLVVATVYADEGPTAKRIRPRAQGRAFRIRRRTSHITVVVESRPAKDERSAKSARARRAEASKAAAKAPAKKAPAKKAPAKTAAAKKAPAKKATTSEASEAKGGSD
- the rpsS gene encoding 30S ribosomal protein S19 → MPRSLKKGPFVDDHLLKKVDVQNEKNTKQVIKTWSRRSTIIPDFIGHTFAVHDGRKHVPVFVTESMVGHKLGEFAPTRTFKGHIKDDRKAKRR
- the rplB gene encoding 50S ribosomal protein L2, translating into MAIRKYKPTTPGRRGASVSDFAEITRSEPEKSLVRPLHGHGGRNAHGRITTRHKGGGHKRAYRVIDFRRNDKDGVNAKVAHIEYDPNRTANIALLHYLDGEKRYIVAPLGLSQGDVVESGANADIKPGNNLPLRNIPAGTLVHAVELRPGGGAKLARSAGSSIQLLGKEGSYASLRMPSGEIRRVDVRCRATVGEVGNAEQANINWGKAGRMRWKGKRPSVRGVVMNPVDHPHGGGEGKTSGGRHPVSPWGKPEGRTRHPNKASNKLIVRRRRTGKKHSR
- the rplW gene encoding 50S ribosomal protein L23, giving the protein MATIADPRDIILAPVISEKSYALLDDNVYTFVVHPDSNKTQIKIAVEKIFSVKVASVNTANRQGKRKRTRTGFGKRKSTKRAIVTLAPGSKPIDLFGAPS
- the rplD gene encoding 50S ribosomal protein L4, with the protein product MAAKNALKIDVKTPDGKVDGSIELPAELFDAEANVALMHQVVTAQRAAARQGTHSTKTRGEVSGGGRKPYRQKGTGRARQGSTRAPQFTGGGVVHGPKPRDYSQRTPKKMIAAALRGALSDRARNGRIHAVTELVAGQTPSTKSARAFLGTLTDRKQVLVVIGRTDETGANSVRNLPGVHVLAPDQLNTYDVLRSDDVVFSVEALGAYIAANTTTAEEVSA
- the rplC gene encoding 50S ribosomal protein L3, coding for MARQGLLGTKLGMTQVFDENNRVVPVTVVKAGPNVVTRIRTPERDGYSAVQLAYGEISPRKVNKPVTGQYAAAGVNPRRYLAELRLETPDAAAEYEVGQELTAEIFADGSYVDVTGTSKGKGFAGTMKRHGFRGQGASHGAQAVHRRPGSIGGCATPARVFKGTRMAGRMGNDRVTVQNLLVHKVDAENGVLLIKGAVPGRTGGLVMVRNAVKRGEK
- the rpsJ gene encoding 30S ribosomal protein S10, encoding MAGQKIRIRLKAYDHEAIDASARKIVETVVRTGASVVGPVPLPTEKNVYCVIRSPHKYKDSREHFEMRTHKRLIDILDPTPKTVDALMRIDLPASVDVNIQ
- a CDS encoding PE family protein is translated as MSYVIAAPEYVAAAATDLANIGSTISAANSAASGPLSSVLPAGADEVSAGIATLFDAHAQAYQALSAAAQAFHAQFVQLMSAGGEQYALAEAANASPLQTVGQSVLGGSNSPGQAIATAQPVVGGAASAGSAVAGVPAATGLAGGATPAAPVAATVAPAATAPVALAPAGAPIAAAPAVAPAASAALAPAGTPAAAVPAAAVPAADVSSAAAVPASADAPVATVEAETPELSAASATPAMPVTTPLAAAPATSAAYSPATPPYSPATAPPPREQPATAVGMDEMASYSG